A region of Paenimyroides aestuarii DNA encodes the following proteins:
- the sucC gene encoding ADP-forming succinate--CoA ligase subunit beta: MNLHEFQGKQILSSYGVRVQRGHVANTAEEAVTVAKQLTEETGTGWHVIKAQIHAGGRGKGGGVKLAKNLDQVKEIAGQIIGMDLITPQTPPTGKRVNKVLIAEDVYYPGDSETSEFYMSVLLNRGTGKNMIMYSTEGGMDIEEVAEKTPHLIFTEEIDPAVGLQSFQARKIAFNLGLSGGAFKEMVKFVDALYKAYVGCDASMFEINPVLKSSDDKIIAVDAKVTLDDNALYRHADYAEMRDTTEERPIEVEAKEAGLNYVDLDGTVGCMVNGAGLAMATMDLIKYAGFEPANFLDVGGTADAKRVEIAFRIILKDPNVKAILINIFGGIVRCDRVAQGIVDAYKNMGDDIKVPIIVRLQGTNADLAKQIIDESGMPILSAIEFQEASDRVKEALS; encoded by the coding sequence ATGAATTTACACGAATTTCAAGGTAAACAGATACTTTCTAGTTACGGTGTACGTGTTCAACGCGGCCATGTAGCTAACACAGCTGAAGAAGCAGTAACAGTAGCAAAACAGTTAACAGAAGAAACAGGTACAGGTTGGCATGTTATTAAAGCACAAATTCATGCTGGTGGCCGTGGAAAAGGTGGTGGTGTTAAGTTAGCAAAAAACTTAGACCAAGTAAAAGAAATTGCAGGTCAAATCATTGGCATGGATTTAATTACTCCACAAACACCTCCAACAGGTAAAAGAGTAAACAAAGTATTGATTGCTGAAGATGTTTACTACCCGGGCGATAGCGAAACTTCCGAATTCTATATGTCTGTTTTATTGAACAGAGGTACTGGTAAAAACATGATTATGTATTCTACCGAAGGAGGTATGGATATTGAAGAAGTAGCAGAAAAAACACCTCATTTAATCTTTACTGAAGAAATTGATCCAGCTGTTGGTTTACAATCATTCCAAGCACGTAAAATTGCATTCAACTTAGGTTTATCAGGTGGTGCATTTAAAGAAATGGTGAAATTTGTTGATGCATTGTACAAAGCTTATGTAGGTTGCGACGCTTCAATGTTTGAAATTAACCCCGTTTTAAAATCTTCAGATGACAAAATCATTGCTGTTGATGCAAAAGTTACTTTAGACGATAACGCTTTATACCGCCATGCAGATTATGCGGAAATGCGCGATACTACAGAAGAACGCCCAATTGAAGTGGAAGCTAAAGAAGCAGGTTTAAACTATGTAGATTTAGATGGAACCGTAGGTTGTATGGTAAACGGTGCTGGTTTGGCAATGGCTACAATGGATTTAATTAAGTATGCAGGTTTTGAACCAGCAAACTTCTTAGACGTAGGTGGAACTGCAGATGCTAAACGTGTAGAAATTGCTTTCCGTATCATTTTAAAAGATCCAAACGTAAAAGCAATCTTAATCAATATTTTTGGTGGAATTGTTCGTTGCGACCGTGTGGCTCAAGGTATTGTTGATGCATACAAAAACATGGGCGACGATATTAAAGTGCCAATTATTGTACGTTTACAAGGAACAAACGCAGATTTAGCTAAACAAATTATTGATGAGTCTGGTATGCCAATTTTATCGGCTATTGAATTCCAAGAAGCATCAGATCGCGTTAAAGAAGCATTATCATAA
- a CDS encoding AAA family ATPase: MKLKDLSNELEISLESLQNFIYDFNIDLSFCIDEQFNVTEKFKQFTLKNIDFLKKYAEDHSKEKTLPEIAKTIGVDEQLVLQFFVSNGIPEELAKNIKTHISSFLIHIYIGGKYPFIDEAFPETQNYAAKRLVGYTDLYFYLSDMMDPFMNKDQSKTWGISKPAGMVLYGPPGSGKIFWAQQIAQMIGYEFVHVYKDYLAGNLKTNKNSLTHFLNAKLQQPKTMLFIDSLDELLTKNGEQSVFSENMELINSILRHSQKNIHQELLIVGSAEILNLFNDEVLAPGRFDMQIPIFPPNADERAQLIIYHLTQNLIDESPLLAILRKHNALCKSFWEPLANQMKLFSNTMIIDFTQSLKKRLYALHRKDETKNIELSDKVLMASFNEAKAKLTTDYIKRCAIFLIEVKQNLGQDFPHRILELEADLESFQAKKAPINKIGFKQDDSEKQTIANNKSADPTDLAL, translated from the coding sequence ATGAAACTAAAAGATTTATCCAACGAATTAGAAATATCGTTAGAAAGCCTTCAAAACTTTATTTACGATTTCAATATAGATTTAAGTTTTTGTATTGATGAACAATTCAATGTTACCGAAAAATTCAAACAATTTACTTTAAAAAACATCGATTTTCTGAAGAAATATGCCGAAGATCATTCTAAGGAAAAAACATTACCCGAAATAGCAAAAACCATTGGTGTTGATGAACAATTGGTATTGCAATTCTTTGTATCAAACGGCATTCCCGAAGAATTGGCAAAAAACATAAAAACGCATATCTCTAGTTTTTTAATACATATATATATAGGTGGAAAATACCCGTTTATAGACGAAGCATTTCCGGAAACCCAGAATTATGCAGCCAAACGATTGGTAGGATACACCGATTTATACTTTTACCTAAGCGATATGATGGATCCGTTTATGAACAAAGATCAATCAAAAACGTGGGGTATTTCAAAACCTGCAGGAATGGTGCTTTATGGTCCGCCGGGCAGTGGTAAAATCTTTTGGGCACAACAAATAGCACAAATGATTGGTTATGAATTTGTGCATGTGTACAAAGATTATTTAGCAGGAAATTTAAAAACCAATAAAAATTCGCTTACCCACTTTTTAAATGCTAAATTACAGCAACCCAAAACCATGCTTTTTATCGATTCGTTAGACGAGTTGCTTACCAAAAATGGCGAACAAAGTGTTTTTTCTGAAAATATGGAATTAATCAACTCTATTTTGCGTCATTCTCAGAAAAACATCCATCAAGAGTTGCTGATTGTGGGCTCGGCAGAAATTTTAAATTTATTTAATGATGAGGTTTTGGCACCCGGAAGGTTTGATATGCAAATACCCATTTTTCCACCCAATGCAGACGAGCGCGCCCAACTGATTATTTACCACCTCACCCAAAATTTAATAGACGAATCGCCTTTATTGGCCATTCTTAGAAAACACAATGCTTTGTGCAAATCGTTTTGGGAGCCATTGGCAAACCAAATGAAATTGTTTTCAAATACCATGATTATTGATTTCACTCAGTCACTAAAAAAGCGTTTGTATGCCTTGCACCGCAAAGATGAAACTAAAAATATTGAATTGAGCGATAAAGTACTCATGGCATCATTCAACGAAGCCAAAGCTAAATTAACAACCGATTATATCAAACGTTGCGCAATTTTTCTGATTGAAGTAAAACAAAATTTAGGACAAGATTTTCCGCATCGTATATTAGAATTAGAAGCCGATTTAGAATCGTTTCAAGCTAAAAAAGCTCCAATCAACAAAATTGGTTTTAAACAAGACGACAGCGAAAAACAAACTATTGCAAACAACAAATCAGCCGATCCAACCGATTTGGCTCTATAA
- a CDS encoding glycosyltransferase family 9 protein: MSLKSKANVVRKKLMHALTQNIGKKSIGEMQKKANNFQVQRVLISRPNHRLGNMLLITPLVQEICNTFPNCTIDLFVKGKITPIIFQNYPQIQNIIELPKKPLKDFSEYLKVWFSLKRNTYDLVINVEKGSSSGRISTIIPSANFKFYGDDFEELKSVYNDIAHIAKYPVYNFRRFLEILHQKPLSGAVPVLDIKLSADELAQGRLKINDVTKSGDKKTIAFFTFATGAKCYSVEWWNAFYEKFYPKYAAEYHLIEILPVENISQLEGKLPTFYSKDIREIASVMANCELVVAADSGMMHLSSAALTPTIGLFSVTRTEVYAPYGNKSTFVNTNKESHEDILQKMDAILTPKNS; encoded by the coding sequence ATGAGCTTAAAATCGAAAGCCAATGTGGTTCGCAAAAAGCTAATGCACGCTTTAACCCAAAACATTGGGAAAAAATCGATCGGCGAAATGCAAAAAAAAGCAAACAATTTCCAAGTGCAGCGTGTGTTAATTAGTCGGCCCAATCATCGGTTGGGCAACATGCTTTTAATTACGCCTTTGGTGCAGGAAATTTGCAATACTTTTCCAAACTGCACCATCGATTTATTTGTAAAAGGAAAAATAACGCCCATTATTTTTCAAAATTATCCACAGATTCAAAACATTATTGAACTTCCCAAAAAACCTTTAAAAGATTTTTCGGAATATTTAAAAGTTTGGTTTTCACTAAAACGCAACACATATGATTTGGTCATAAATGTGGAAAAAGGTTCGTCATCAGGCAGAATTTCAACCATCATTCCGTCGGCAAACTTTAAATTTTATGGCGATGATTTTGAAGAGTTGAAAAGTGTTTATAACGATATAGCGCATATTGCCAAATATCCTGTTTATAATTTCCGTAGATTTTTAGAAATTCTTCACCAAAAACCTTTAAGCGGCGCTGTTCCTGTTTTAGATATAAAATTATCTGCCGATGAACTTGCCCAAGGTAGATTAAAAATAAACGATGTAACAAAAAGTGGAGATAAAAAAACCATTGCTTTTTTTACATTTGCAACAGGCGCTAAATGCTATTCGGTGGAATGGTGGAACGCTTTTTATGAAAAATTCTATCCAAAATATGCAGCAGAATATCATTTAATAGAGATTTTACCTGTAGAAAATATTTCACAATTAGAAGGAAAACTGCCCACATTTTACAGTAAAGATATCCGTGAAATTGCATCGGTAATGGCAAATTGCGAATTGGTTGTTGCAGCCGATTCAGGCATGATGCATTTAAGCAGTGCGGCATTAACCCCCACAATAGGCTTGTTTTCGGTAACGAGAACAGAAGTATATGCACCGTATGGCAACAAAAGCACCTTTGTGAACACCAATAAAGAGTCGCACGAAGATATTCTTCAAAAAATGGATGCGATTCTAACACCAAAAAATAGTTAA
- a CDS encoding NUDIX domain-containing protein → MEGNLKGFNIRVYALCVINNKLLTLKEPFSGVVVTKLPGGGLELCEGTVDCLKREFAEELNLKIDVNEPFYIQENFVDSLAKDHKQLLTLYFFATILNIEQMQVLDENIQQIEWVAIDGNNPFTLPVDQLVFNKLQKKYNL, encoded by the coding sequence ATGGAAGGCAATTTAAAAGGATTTAACATTCGGGTATATGCATTGTGTGTTATAAACAACAAGTTATTAACATTGAAAGAACCTTTTTCGGGTGTAGTGGTCACTAAGCTTCCGGGCGGTGGTTTAGAATTGTGCGAAGGAACGGTAGATTGTCTGAAGCGGGAATTTGCAGAAGAGCTCAATTTGAAAATTGATGTCAATGAACCTTTTTATATCCAAGAAAATTTTGTAGATTCATTAGCAAAAGACCACAAACAATTGTTAACGCTTTATTTTTTTGCAACTATTTTAAATATAGAGCAAATGCAAGTCTTAGATGAAAACATTCAGCAGATAGAATGGGTTGCAATTGATGGAAATAATCCGTTTACATTGCCGGTTGATCAATTGGTTTTTAATAAATTGCAAAAAAAGTATAACTTATAA
- a CDS encoding SatD family protein, which produces MIAIITGDIVSSRTLDPRIWLHHLREGLETLAASSFHWEIYRGDSFQFKTTPEDALLHAILLKTWVKHLKEIDVRLSIGIGEQSFEGTKITEANGSAFELSGEGFDALDKKNLTIKTPHKSLNDTFRVMTDLSLLIMDKWSDKSAEIIYLKLKNPTWNQTQIAVQLNKKQSTISEALKRGGFEEIEQFINYYKETMIHYVATST; this is translated from the coding sequence ATGATTGCAATTATAACAGGCGATATCGTTTCATCGCGCACTTTAGACCCCAGAATTTGGCTTCATCACCTTAGGGAAGGTTTAGAAACGCTTGCAGCATCATCCTTTCATTGGGAAATATACCGAGGCGACAGTTTTCAATTTAAAACCACCCCCGAAGATGCTTTATTACACGCCATTTTGTTAAAAACATGGGTTAAACATTTAAAGGAAATAGACGTGCGTTTAAGCATTGGAATTGGAGAACAATCGTTTGAAGGAACAAAAATTACCGAAGCAAACGGTTCTGCTTTTGAGCTTTCGGGTGAAGGTTTTGATGCATTAGACAAGAAAAATTTAACCATAAAAACACCCCATAAATCGCTAAACGACACTTTTAGGGTTATGACCGATTTATCTTTGCTTATTATGGATAAATGGTCGGATAAATCGGCCGAAATTATCTATTTAAAGCTTAAAAATCCTACTTGGAACCAAACACAAATTGCAGTACAATTGAACAAAAAACAAAGCACGATAAGCGAAGCCTTGAAACGCGGCGGTTTTGAAGAAATTGAACAATTCATAAATTATTATAAAGAAACAATGATACATTATGTGGCTACTTCTACTTAA
- a CDS encoding DUF3307 domain-containing protein, which translates to MWLLLLKFLAAHFLGDFVFQTKKMVQHKKKSIYFLSHIMIHTALLIVFLWNDEMWWAIAYVVVLHAITDWLKLQLSHKMKSSVLFVLDQLLHFVAIASALMLFSTLRISLDFFNQPQWWLVLVAIILVTQVTAIFIRIILSPYQEHKKISNEDKQNDKKVLFNAGKYIGILERLFIFGFVVANFWEGIGFLLAAKSIFRFGDLNNAKERHLTEYVLIGTFLSFGCAILVGLIFNYVLINLI; encoded by the coding sequence ATGTGGCTACTTCTACTTAAATTTCTGGCAGCTCATTTTCTGGGCGATTTTGTTTTTCAGACCAAAAAAATGGTGCAACACAAAAAGAAAAGCATTTATTTTTTAAGCCATATCATGATACATACTGCATTGCTCATTGTTTTTTTATGGAACGATGAAATGTGGTGGGCAATAGCTTATGTGGTTGTTTTACATGCAATTACCGATTGGTTAAAATTGCAATTAAGCCATAAAATGAAATCATCGGTTTTGTTTGTATTGGATCAGCTGCTGCATTTTGTTGCGATTGCATCGGCATTGATGCTTTTTTCAACATTGCGCATTTCGCTTGATTTTTTCAATCAACCGCAATGGTGGTTGGTGTTGGTAGCAATTATTTTAGTAACCCAAGTAACCGCTATTTTTATTCGAATTATTTTATCGCCTTATCAAGAGCACAAGAAAATTAGTAATGAAGATAAACAAAATGATAAAAAAGTGTTATTCAATGCCGGAAAATACATTGGAATATTAGAGCGATTGTTTATTTTTGGCTTTGTAGTAGCCAACTTTTGGGAGGGAATAGGTTTTTTATTGGCTGCAAAATCTATATTTAGATTTGGTGATTTAAACAATGCCAAAGAACGCCATTTAACCGAGTATGTTTTAATAGGCACTTTTTTAAGCTTTGGTTGCGCCATTTTAGTAGGCTTGATTTTTAATTATGTTTTAATAAATTTAATATGA
- a CDS encoding MmcQ/YjbR family DNA-binding protein, with translation MNNIEDFREYCLSFKGVTEKFPFDETTLVFYVMNKMFCLVDIETFEFCNLKCDPDQAEELRAEHNGIKPGYHMSKKHWNSVYFNSDVSPKLLQELVVNSYDLVVKGLTKKDQTVLKEM, from the coding sequence ATGAACAATATAGAAGATTTTCGCGAATACTGTTTATCGTTTAAAGGCGTTACAGAAAAATTTCCGTTCGATGAAACCACACTTGTTTTTTATGTAATGAACAAAATGTTTTGTTTGGTGGATATTGAAACCTTTGAATTTTGCAACTTAAAATGCGATCCCGACCAAGCTGAAGAACTGCGTGCAGAACACAACGGCATTAAACCCGGCTACCACATGAGCAAAAAGCATTGGAACAGCGTGTATTTTAACAGCGATGTTTCTCCCAAATTGCTACAAGAATTAGTTGTAAACTCTTACGATTTAGTGGTTAAAGGATTAACTAAAAAAGATCAAACTGTTTTGAAGGAGATGTAG
- a CDS encoding outer membrane beta-barrel protein has protein sequence MRFTDEKITETTEQKNMELFKKTNFGLTAGASYTFLKNFCFEARYYFGLSNIYNEDNLPKTPNAVTTANAKNHAFQIGLAYMFNLKKM, from the coding sequence ATGCGTTTTACCGATGAAAAAATAACCGAAACTACTGAACAAAAAAACATGGAATTATTCAAAAAAACAAATTTCGGTCTTACTGCAGGAGCTTCTTATACTTTTCTTAAAAACTTTTGTTTCGAAGCGCGTTACTATTTTGGTCTGAGCAATATTTATAACGAAGACAATTTACCAAAAACACCAAATGCTGTAACGACGGCTAATGCTAAAAACCATGCATTCCAAATTGGTTTGGCTTATATGTTTAATCTAAAAAAGATGTAA
- a CDS encoding potassium channel family protein, protein MKFIIIGLGNFGGSLAEKLTQQGNEVIGVDSRPERVSLLKDKLSHTICMNATDQTSISHLPLKNTDVVMVCIGEDEGANIMVTALFKNLGVKRLISRSINPLHENVLQAIGVSEIVRPEEETAERWSKKLCLKGVVDSFELNKNFSIVEIVVPQKYIGKTIADVKFTEHHNVLILTIIRDTQEKTFLGRSKTVASVQGIPEPSTILLQHDIIVIYGANEDLQKFAKEA, encoded by the coding sequence ATGAAATTTATAATAATAGGTTTAGGAAATTTTGGTGGATCTTTAGCCGAAAAATTAACACAGCAAGGAAACGAAGTAATTGGAGTTGATTCAAGACCTGAAAGAGTTTCTTTATTAAAAGATAAGCTGTCGCACACAATTTGCATGAACGCCACCGACCAAACTTCCATTTCGCATTTACCACTAAAAAACACCGATGTGGTGATGGTTTGTATTGGTGAAGATGAAGGGGCAAACATTATGGTTACAGCGCTATTTAAAAACTTAGGCGTTAAAAGATTGATAAGCCGCTCCATTAATCCATTGCATGAAAACGTATTGCAAGCAATTGGTGTAAGCGAAATTGTTCGTCCGGAAGAAGAAACCGCCGAGCGTTGGTCTAAAAAACTATGTTTAAAAGGCGTTGTAGATTCGTTTGAATTAAACAAAAATTTCAGTATTGTGGAAATTGTTGTGCCTCAAAAGTACATTGGAAAAACAATAGCAGATGTGAAATTCACCGAACACCACAATGTGTTGATACTAACAATAATTCGCGATACACAAGAAAAAACCTTTCTTGGACGAAGCAAAACCGTAGCAAGCGTTCAAGGAATCCCCGAACCCTCCACTATCCTATTGCAACACGATATTATCGTAATTTACGGAGCTAACGAGGATCTACAGAAATTTGCGAAAGAAGCATAG
- a CDS encoding TrkH family potassium uptake protein: MKDFLYAKWIQQFIVFLHLAALVSLILDYGYSLYPFAKNSILVLYILVLVIGVSFTVLKYYYHRKDIILSVFIFDVLSVLFVVYCLLKQISLEGFSDTTHWLRLAVILKLVREFTRAKISYKRSLLNPAQLFIISFMMLILSGALLLMLPKATTNGISFIDALFTSTSAVCVTGLIVVDTSSYFTMFGKTLILLLIQAGGLGILTFASYFSYFFKGGSTYENQLALSDMTNSEKIGEVFTTVKRILAITFFIESIGALLIFINLDKTILPALGDRIYFSIFHAVSAFCNAGFSTLANGLMETGYVYNYSLQFIIILIFVFGGLGFPIVINSIRYLKHLIIRYILRFTEKRNNYRPWILTLSNKINLRTSLILIVLGTTVIYIKEYYNVLHTHTGIGKVVTALFTATTPRTAGFNSIDFSELHFSSIIIIIFLMWIGASPASTGGGIKTSTFAIATLNYFSLAKGKTKIEAFRREIADISVRRAFAVMSLSLIVIGFSIFLISHFNNEIPLLDIAFESFSAYSTTGLSLGITGNLSSESKMVLITTMFVGRVSMLTILIAFFKKSRQANYHYPSDEILIN; encoded by the coding sequence ATGAAAGATTTTTTATATGCAAAATGGATACAGCAATTTATTGTATTTTTACACTTAGCGGCGCTTGTTAGTCTTATTTTAGATTATGGTTACAGCTTGTATCCGTTTGCAAAGAACAGCATTTTGGTATTGTATATCTTGGTGCTTGTGATTGGGGTGAGTTTCACCGTTTTAAAATATTATTACCACCGTAAAGATATCATTTTATCGGTTTTTATTTTTGATGTGCTCAGCGTGCTTTTTGTGGTGTATTGCTTACTAAAACAAATTTCGCTAGAAGGTTTTTCAGACACCACACATTGGTTGCGCTTAGCAGTAATTTTAAAACTTGTTCGCGAATTTACCCGCGCAAAAATCAGCTATAAACGCTCTTTGCTCAATCCGGCACAGCTGTTCATTATTAGCTTTATGATGCTAATTTTGTCGGGAGCTTTGTTGTTGATGTTACCAAAAGCTACTACCAACGGCATTAGTTTTATCGATGCTTTATTCACCTCTACAAGTGCCGTTTGTGTTACCGGATTAATCGTGGTTGATACCAGTAGTTATTTCACCATGTTTGGAAAAACGCTTATTTTACTCTTAATTCAGGCTGGCGGTTTGGGAATTTTGACATTTGCCAGCTATTTCAGTTATTTTTTTAAAGGTGGATCAACCTACGAAAATCAATTGGCTTTGAGCGATATGACCAATTCAGAAAAAATAGGCGAAGTTTTTACCACGGTAAAGCGAATTTTAGCCATTACTTTTTTTATTGAATCCATTGGCGCATTACTTATATTTATAAATTTAGATAAAACCATTTTACCTGCATTGGGCGATCGCATCTATTTTTCTATTTTTCATGCGGTTTCAGCTTTCTGCAACGCTGGTTTTTCAACCTTGGCAAATGGTTTAATGGAAACCGGGTATGTCTATAATTATTCCTTGCAATTCATCATCATTCTTATTTTTGTTTTCGGTGGATTAGGATTTCCAATTGTTATCAATTCCATTAGATATTTAAAACATTTAATCATTCGATACATCTTAAGATTCACAGAGAAAAGAAACAACTACCGCCCATGGATTTTAACCCTTAGCAATAAAATTAATTTGCGCACTTCTTTAATTTTAATTGTTCTGGGAACCACAGTGATTTACATTAAAGAATATTACAATGTATTGCATACGCATACAGGCATAGGAAAAGTAGTTACGGCTTTGTTCACAGCTACCACACCGCGGACTGCAGGCTTCAACTCCATAGATTTTAGTGAACTGCATTTTTCATCAATCATTATCATTATCTTTCTTATGTGGATTGGAGCATCGCCAGCTTCAACAGGTGGTGGTATAAAAACCAGCACCTTTGCAATTGCCACATTGAATTATTTTAGTTTGGCAAAAGGAAAAACCAAAATTGAAGCTTTCAGACGTGAAATCGCAGATATTTCAGTTCGTAGAGCATTTGCAGTAATGAGTTTATCATTGATTGTGATAGGTTTTAGTATTTTCTTAATTTCACATTTTAATAACGAAATTCCTTTGTTAGACATTGCCTTTGAAAGCTTTTCTGCATATAGCACCACAGGTCTTAGTTTAGGTATCACAGGAAATTTAAGCAGTGAAAGCAAAATGGTTTTAATCACCACTATGTTTGTAGGAAGGGTAAGTATGCTTACCATTTTAATTGCGTTTTTCAAGAAAAGCAGGCAAGCAAATTATCATTATCCTTCTGATGAAATATTAATTAATTAA
- a CDS encoding DUF389 domain-containing protein → MSNKLLDFINLHYGEEDKEKVLENVTANISFRGSNLWILACAIIIASIGLNVNSTAVVIGAMLISPLMGPILGAGLALGTYNFVLLRKSIKNLLIATAVSLFVSAFYFYLSPFKDVQSELLARTSPNIYDVLIAFFGGLVGVIAFTRVEKGNPIPGVAIATALMPPLCTAGYGLATFNFSYFAGAFYLYTINCFFICLATFFVIKYLKYPASAAIDPKNEKRIRYGISTLMMVMIIPSFYLAYNLYQEKKFTKNIDDFINTEFNSRGYTVIYKKVSYNSNPKKVELAFLNKKLSKEDMALYNKMLQETGLTNTQMIFRQDDADLKAEILNEVNKQNATLSEKDVTINNLRQELNKYKVNEPGLVKEINVLFPELKEVSLGKIEKYSGTDSAQIDWVVLYHLQNPEKKPDIAKIKKWLNQRLNVSNTLLLQDVDENK, encoded by the coding sequence ATGAGCAATAAACTGTTAGATTTTATCAATCTGCACTACGGTGAAGAAGATAAAGAAAAGGTTTTAGAAAATGTTACTGCAAACATTTCTTTTAGAGGTTCTAATTTATGGATTTTGGCTTGTGCAATCATTATTGCATCAATTGGTTTAAACGTAAATTCAACAGCAGTGGTGATTGGTGCCATGCTTATATCGCCTTTAATGGGTCCTATTTTAGGAGCAGGTTTAGCATTGGGAACATACAACTTTGTGCTGTTAAGAAAATCGATAAAAAATTTATTAATTGCCACAGCTGTAAGTTTATTTGTTTCGGCTTTTTACTTTTATTTGAGTCCGTTTAAAGATGTGCAATCAGAACTATTGGCTCGAACCTCTCCGAATATTTACGATGTATTAATTGCTTTTTTTGGTGGATTAGTAGGTGTAATTGCATTTACCCGAGTTGAAAAAGGTAATCCAATTCCGGGTGTGGCCATTGCAACCGCCTTGATGCCGCCTTTGTGTACGGCTGGTTATGGCTTGGCTACTTTTAATTTCTCTTATTTTGCAGGAGCTTTCTATTTGTACACCATCAACTGTTTTTTTATATGTTTGGCTACATTCTTTGTAATTAAATACTTAAAATATCCGGCATCGGCTGCTATCGATCCAAAAAACGAAAAAAGAATCCGCTACGGTATTTCTACTTTAATGATGGTGATGATTATACCAAGTTTTTATTTGGCTTATAATCTGTATCAAGAAAAAAAATTTACTAAAAATATTGACGATTTCATTAATACGGAATTTAACAGCCGTGGCTACACCGTTATCTATAAAAAGGTGTCGTATAACAGCAATCCGAAAAAAGTGGAATTGGCTTTTTTAAATAAAAAGTTGAGCAAAGAGGATATGGCTTTGTACAACAAAATGCTACAGGAAACAGGGCTTACCAACACCCAAATGATTTTTAGACAAGATGATGCCGATTTAAAAGCTGAAATTTTAAACGAGGTAAATAAACAAAACGCTACACTTTCCGAAAAAGATGTAACCATTAACAACCTGCGCCAAGAATTAAATAAATACAAAGTAAACGAACCTGGCTTGGTAAAAGAAATTAATGTGCTTTTCCCTGAATTAAAAGAAGTTTCGTTGGGAAAAATTGAAAAATACTCAGGTACAGATAGTGCCCAAATTGATTGGGTGGTTTTGTATCATTTACAAAATCCAGAAAAAAAACCCGATATCGCTAAAATAAAAAAATGGCTTAACCAGCGATTAAATGTTTCCAACACCTTACTTTTACAGGATGTTGATGAAAATAAATAA